In a genomic window of Microcoleus sp. AS-A8:
- a CDS encoding valine--tRNA ligase yields the protein MTATTPTQQTQYDPKTTEAKWQKYWEEHQTFKAEPNHQGEPYSIVIPPPNVTGSLHMGHAFESALIDTLVRYHRMKGRNTLWLPGTDHASIAVHTMLEKQLKKEGTTRKALGREQFLERAWQWKKDSEGTIVNQLRRLGVSVDWSRERFTMDEGLSKAVIKAFVSLYEEGLIYRGEYLVNWCPATQSAVSDVEVENQEVNGNLWHFRYPLSDGSGSVEVATTRPETMLGDTAVAVNPNDERYKHLIGKTLTLPIMGREIPIIADELVDPEFGTGCVKVTPAHDPNDFQMGQRHNLPFINIMNKDGTLNENAGSYQGQDRFEARKNVVNQLEAEGFLVKVEDYKHTVPYSDRGKVPIEPLLSTQWFVKIRPMADKGLGFLDQQHSPVFVPERWTKVYRDWLVKLEDWCISRQLWWGHQIPAWYAVSETDGEITDHTPFVVASNEEEAQEKAIAQFGESVKIKQDPDVLDTWFSSGLWPFSTMGWPDQTADLKTYYPTTTLVTGFDIIFFWVARMTMMGAHFTGEMPFNTVYIHGLVRDENNKKMSKTSGNGIDPLLLIDKYGTDALRYTLVKEVAGAGQDIRLEYNRKTDESASVEASRNFANKLWNASRFVMMNLDGKTPEELGTPLEAGVEALELSDRWILSRFYQVVRQSNDALDNYSMGEAAKGLYDFIWGDFCDWYIEMVKSRLREDASSASRKVAQATLAYVLEGILKLLHPFMPHITEEIWHTLTQKSDQALALQSYPEVGDIEGTNWSEPVSLETQTRSPLPAPTAESAKTELEEMASASDSGALSRLNSSLSQSPSIGNQVAKVLSELPDQIGKFFNQYQRPMIVVALLLVTIITLKVALAAVSAINSFPILQPTFEIVGIGYTIWFAYRYLLTVAKRQELGAATVALKEQVIGNREPKRVPRLTQEDTRSSPALICASTSVIDPQLEQQFELLIGTIRTIRNLRAEAEIKPGVKVTVILQSSSDEERQILEAGQSYIKDLAKVESLTITPALEQELKATMAGVVGTVQVLMPLEGVVDFDALRAKLERDLGKVEAEAKSLSGRLANQNFVSKAPADVVQGAKEALAEAEKQAEILRDRLSQI from the coding sequence ATGACAGCAACAACTCCCACCCAGCAAACCCAATACGACCCCAAAACTACCGAAGCCAAGTGGCAGAAATACTGGGAAGAACACCAAACCTTCAAAGCAGAACCCAATCACCAAGGCGAACCCTACTCCATCGTGATTCCGCCGCCCAACGTCACGGGCAGCTTACACATGGGTCATGCCTTCGAGAGTGCCCTAATTGATACCCTCGTTCGCTACCACCGCATGAAAGGGCGCAATACCTTGTGGCTACCGGGCACCGACCACGCCAGTATTGCAGTGCATACCATGCTGGAAAAGCAACTGAAAAAAGAGGGCACAACCCGCAAAGCATTAGGACGCGAACAGTTTCTCGAACGCGCTTGGCAGTGGAAGAAAGACTCAGAAGGAACAATTGTTAACCAACTGCGACGCCTAGGTGTATCCGTCGATTGGTCGCGGGAACGATTCACCATGGATGAGGGCTTATCCAAAGCCGTGATCAAAGCTTTTGTCAGTCTTTATGAAGAAGGCTTAATTTACCGGGGCGAGTACTTGGTGAACTGGTGTCCTGCCACCCAATCGGCTGTTTCAGACGTAGAGGTGGAAAACCAAGAAGTAAACGGAAATCTCTGGCATTTCCGCTATCCCCTCAGCGATGGCAGTGGTTCTGTGGAAGTGGCGACCACTCGACCTGAAACCATGCTGGGCGATACGGCAGTTGCTGTGAATCCGAATGATGAGCGCTACAAGCATTTAATTGGCAAGACGCTAACCCTGCCGATTATGGGGCGGGAGATTCCGATTATTGCGGATGAGTTAGTTGACCCAGAGTTTGGCACCGGTTGCGTGAAGGTGACACCCGCCCATGACCCGAATGACTTCCAAATGGGTCAGCGTCACAATCTGCCCTTCATCAACATTATGAATAAGGATGGCACCCTCAACGAAAATGCGGGGTCATACCAAGGGCAAGACCGTTTTGAAGCCCGGAAGAATGTGGTGAACCAGTTAGAGGCTGAAGGCTTTTTGGTGAAGGTGGAGGATTATAAGCATACAGTTCCGTATAGCGATCGCGGCAAAGTCCCTATCGAACCTCTCCTCTCTACCCAGTGGTTTGTCAAAATTCGCCCTATGGCTGACAAGGGTTTAGGCTTCCTCGACCAGCAGCATTCACCCGTGTTTGTGCCAGAACGCTGGACAAAGGTTTACCGGGATTGGTTAGTGAAGTTAGAAGATTGGTGTATTTCCCGCCAACTGTGGTGGGGACACCAAATTCCGGCTTGGTATGCGGTGAGTGAAACGGATGGAGAAATTACAGACCATACTCCTTTTGTTGTTGCCTCTAATGAGGAGGAAGCCCAAGAAAAGGCTATTGCACAATTTGGCGAAAGTGTCAAGATAAAACAAGACCCAGATGTGCTGGATACGTGGTTTTCCTCAGGATTATGGCCTTTCTCCACAATGGGTTGGCCTGACCAAACAGCGGACTTAAAGACCTACTATCCTACTACCACCCTAGTGACTGGCTTTGACATCATTTTCTTCTGGGTTGCGCGGATGACGATGATGGGAGCGCATTTCACGGGTGAGATGCCGTTTAACACGGTTTACATCCACGGCTTAGTGCGGGATGAGAACAACAAGAAAATGTCCAAAACTTCAGGTAATGGCATTGACCCCTTATTGCTGATCGATAAGTATGGGACTGACGCTCTGCGCTATACCTTGGTTAAGGAAGTGGCTGGGGCGGGTCAAGATATCCGCTTGGAGTACAACCGCAAGACAGATGAGTCGGCGTCGGTGGAGGCATCGCGCAATTTTGCCAACAAACTGTGGAATGCGTCCCGGTTTGTGATGATGAATCTGGATGGTAAGACGCCTGAGGAGCTGGGTACTCCCCTGGAAGCGGGGGTCGAGGCTTTGGAGTTGAGCGATCGCTGGATTCTCTCGCGCTTCTATCAAGTGGTGCGTCAAAGCAATGATGCTCTGGACAACTACAGCATGGGAGAAGCGGCGAAGGGACTCTATGATTTCATCTGGGGGGACTTCTGCGACTGGTACATTGAAATGGTCAAATCGCGGTTGCGTGAGGATGCTTCTTCCGCGTCGCGAAAAGTTGCTCAAGCGACTCTCGCCTATGTGTTAGAAGGTATTCTCAAACTGCTTCATCCCTTTATGCCTCACATCACTGAAGAGATTTGGCATACCCTGACGCAAAAATCAGATCAGGCTTTAGCCCTGCAATCTTATCCAGAAGTGGGGGATATAGAAGGGACGAACTGGAGTGAGCCAGTCTCGCTGGAAACCCAAACGCGATCGCCTTTACCCGCCCCAACAGCCGAAAGTGCCAAAACTGAGCTGGAAGAGATGGCAAGTGCTAGCGATTCGGGGGCATTATCTCGCCTGAATTCATCGTTGAGTCAATCGCCGTCAATCGGGAATCAAGTTGCCAAAGTTTTGTCTGAATTGCCTGATCAAATAGGCAAGTTTTTCAATCAATACCAACGGCCTATGATTGTGGTTGCCCTGTTGCTGGTCACAATCATTACTCTCAAAGTGGCGTTAGCAGCCGTCAGCGCCATCAATAGTTTCCCCATCCTACAACCGACATTTGAAATTGTTGGCATAGGATACACGATATGGTTTGCTTACCGCTATTTGCTCACTGTTGCGAAGCGGCAAGAGTTGGGGGCTGCAACTGTTGCGCTTAAAGAACAAGTGATTGGCAACAGAGAACCCAAACGAGTGCCAAGACTGACACAAGAGGACACAAGAAGCTCCCCAGCCTTAATCTGTGCGTCAACTTCTGTGATTGATCCACAACTGGAGCAACAGTTTGAGCTGCTGATTGGTACAATTCGCACAATCCGCAACCTCCGGGCAGAGGCAGAGATTAAACCCGGTGTGAAGGTGACGGTGATTCTGCAAAGTAGTAGTGATGAAGAACGTCAAATCTTGGAAGCAGGGCAGTCTTATATTAAAGATTTGGCAAAAGTGGAAAGTTTGACGATTACTCCAGCCTTGGAGCAAGAACTCAAGGCAACGATGGCGGGTGTCGTCGGTACGGTTCAAGTGCTGATGCCCCTGGAAGGCGTTGTGGATTTCGACGCTCTGCGTGCGAAGTTAGAACGAGATTTAGGTAAAGTAGAAGCGGAAGCTAAATCGCTGTCCGGGCGTCTGGCTAATCAAAACTTTGTCAGCAAAGCTCCGGCAGACGTTGTGCAGGGTGCGAAAGAGGCTTTGGCAGAAGCTGAAAAACAAGCGGAAATTTTACGCGATCGCCTTTCTCAGATATAG
- a CDS encoding Hsp70 family protein — MTTVAIDFGTSNTVVSLLEPDTKAPRTLRLNPISRSFKLTIAGGETQEVPVVPTLVFVKDSEQLVVGEPVRSQRLGQAQPQRLFKGFKRDLAADFQPPPRQIGDRIYSAETVSESFLQAIWQQLQAQKIQPDQVIFTVPVGAFERYLDWFRNIGDRLGVSQVQLVDESTAAALGYAVQRPGSVVLVVDFGGGTLDLSLVRTVTESSIQNPNFPEQGGNSKTQNSLRAQVIAKSDAYVGGEDIDTWIVEDYLRKLGSSRAEVGEVGWQNLLEIAERLKIRLSRENEVKESWLDEETFMSYDLQLSRDDLEDILENRQLLEQLRGALDEVLRIALTKGISKGEIEQVLLVGGSCLIPAVQQLISSYFGRSRVKLDKPFDAVAHGALALTQLVQMEDYLRHSYAIRLWEPYSKTYSYFTLFESGLKYPCQRPEPLVLQVAIEGQRELRLDIGEVAQMTQAEVTYDAQGRMTSSQLRQQEEYRSLESHHQQVCVAHLDPPGEVGVDRISVQFEVDTQRMLLATVKDLLTGRVLVDKGAIALLE, encoded by the coding sequence ATGACCACTGTTGCCATAGATTTCGGCACCAGCAACACTGTTGTCAGTTTGTTAGAACCCGACACCAAAGCCCCAAGAACTTTGAGGCTTAACCCAATCTCGCGTTCGTTTAAGCTGACAATCGCGGGCGGAGAAACCCAGGAAGTGCCTGTGGTGCCGACTTTAGTCTTTGTCAAAGACTCAGAACAGCTAGTGGTGGGAGAGCCAGTGCGATCACAACGATTGGGACAGGCTCAACCCCAGCGCTTGTTTAAAGGTTTTAAACGGGATTTAGCCGCTGACTTTCAACCGCCACCGCGTCAAATAGGCGATCGCATCTACTCGGCTGAAACTGTTTCGGAAAGTTTTCTCCAGGCCATCTGGCAACAGCTTCAAGCTCAAAAAATTCAACCTGATCAGGTAATTTTTACGGTACCCGTCGGCGCATTTGAACGTTATCTCGATTGGTTTCGTAACATTGGCGATCGCTTGGGTGTTTCCCAGGTTCAACTCGTTGATGAATCAACGGCTGCTGCTTTAGGTTATGCCGTACAACGTCCTGGTTCAGTTGTGTTAGTGGTTGATTTTGGAGGAGGGACTCTCGACCTCAGCTTAGTTCGTACTGTTACAGAATCCAGCATTCAAAATCCCAACTTTCCTGAGCAAGGGGGGAACTCCAAAACCCAAAATTCCTTGCGTGCTCAAGTGATTGCAAAATCTGATGCTTACGTGGGGGGTGAGGATATTGATACTTGGATTGTTGAAGATTACCTGCGGAAATTGGGTTCATCACGCGCTGAGGTTGGGGAAGTCGGTTGGCAGAATTTGTTAGAAATTGCAGAACGGCTGAAAATCCGACTTTCCAGAGAAAACGAGGTAAAAGAAAGTTGGTTAGATGAAGAAACATTCATGTCCTATGACTTGCAACTGAGTCGGGACGATTTAGAAGACATTCTGGAAAATCGACAACTGCTGGAACAACTACGCGGCGCGTTGGATGAGGTACTGAGAATTGCCCTGACAAAAGGCATCAGTAAAGGGGAAATTGAACAAGTGTTGTTGGTGGGGGGTAGTTGCTTAATTCCCGCTGTACAACAATTGATCAGTTCCTACTTTGGACGTTCAAGGGTGAAGTTAGATAAACCCTTTGATGCTGTGGCACATGGGGCTTTGGCTCTAACCCAGTTGGTGCAGATGGAAGATTATCTGCGCCACAGTTATGCCATCCGCCTCTGGGAACCGTATAGCAAAACCTATTCCTATTTCACGCTGTTTGAGTCAGGACTCAAGTATCCCTGTCAGCGCCCAGAACCTCTGGTGTTACAAGTGGCAATTGAAGGACAACGAGAACTTCGTCTGGATATTGGGGAAGTGGCTCAAATGACGCAAGCGGAGGTAACCTATGATGCTCAAGGGCGGATGACGAGTAGCCAGTTGCGGCAACAGGAGGAGTATCGCTCATTGGAAAGCCACCATCAGCAGGTTTGTGTGGCACACCTCGATCCACCGGGGGAGGTGGGCGTTGACCGGATTTCGGTGCAGTTTGAAGTGGATACCCAGCGGATGTTGTTGGCGACGGTGAAGGATTTGTTAACGGGGAGGGTGTTGGTGGATAAGGGTGCGATCGCGCTTTTGGAGTAG
- a CDS encoding molecular chaperone GrpE: MNGGDPNLFWFGCLLWLGGTGLVLSLFASGAQTQSKSSSPSDASEIEQLRQQCLRLREELQQQANQLRIDERDSAFEQLQTLLTNYPTARMMAQAKADLPAKNLVALFTPLENLLKSWEYEPIGTPWEQVPYNPQWHQPDTDDMEEGELVYIRFVGYRDGERILCPAKVSRTLPPGIQPEN, encoded by the coding sequence GTGAACGGTGGCGACCCTAATTTATTCTGGTTTGGTTGCCTCCTGTGGTTGGGAGGCACTGGACTGGTTTTAAGCTTGTTTGCTTCTGGCGCACAGACACAATCAAAGTCTTCTAGTCCCTCTGATGCAAGCGAAATCGAACAGTTGCGGCAACAATGCCTGCGATTACGCGAAGAATTGCAGCAGCAAGCCAACCAACTGCGAATTGATGAGCGAGACTCTGCCTTTGAGCAATTACAAACCTTACTCACCAACTATCCTACTGCCCGGATGATGGCTCAAGCCAAGGCGGATTTGCCTGCCAAAAATTTGGTGGCGCTGTTCACCCCACTGGAGAATTTGCTCAAAAGTTGGGAATATGAACCCATTGGTACGCCTTGGGAGCAGGTGCCTTACAATCCCCAATGGCATCAACCGGATACGGATGATATGGAGGAGGGAGAATTGGTTTACATTCGGTTTGTGGGCTATCGGGATGGAGAACGCATCCTTTGTCCGGCTAAAGTCAGCCGCACTCTTCCTCCAGGAATCCAACCGGAAAACTGA
- a CDS encoding DUF2997 domain-containing protein has translation MAEYQKIEYRIGKDGKIQEQVLNASGSSCTSTTVGLEQALGEVESQEFLPEYYEGEENITVEENQSLTQR, from the coding sequence ATGGCGGAATATCAAAAGATTGAATATCGGATTGGCAAAGACGGCAAAATTCAAGAACAAGTCCTCAATGCCTCTGGTTCTAGTTGTACGAGTACGACAGTAGGACTTGAGCAGGCACTTGGCGAAGTGGAATCTCAAGAATTCCTGCCAGAGTATTACGAGGGTGAAGAAAACATAACCGTTGAAGAAAACCAATCCCTGACTCAGAGGTAA
- a CDS encoding thioredoxin domain-containing protein: protein MPPTKADNSKPSDSDLEAKVLEVIRKNPQVLVESLQAYQQKQADQQQQAQKAFLEQMKSNPKAVIGDSPTTGAKEQKIVLLEFSDFQCPYCSKAHQTLKQFMTTRQNQVTLVYKHLPLTQIHPEAMPSAKAAWAAGQQGKFWEFHDALFENQQKLGEPLYVATAQALNLDLKRFDQDRNGQAASAAIQKDVEMAEKLGVTGTPFVIMNDQVISSGVELDNLEAALKQVSKP, encoded by the coding sequence ATGCCACCAACCAAAGCCGACAACAGTAAGCCAAGCGACTCAGACTTAGAAGCCAAAGTTTTAGAGGTGATTCGCAAGAATCCACAAGTGCTGGTGGAGTCGTTGCAAGCTTACCAGCAAAAACAAGCCGATCAACAGCAACAGGCACAAAAAGCTTTTCTGGAACAGATGAAGTCCAATCCCAAAGCTGTGATTGGTGACTCCCCAACCACGGGAGCCAAAGAGCAAAAAATTGTACTCCTGGAATTCTCAGATTTTCAATGCCCTTATTGTTCTAAGGCTCATCAGACGCTGAAACAGTTCATGACAACTCGTCAGAATCAAGTCACCCTGGTGTACAAACATCTACCCCTCACTCAAATTCATCCAGAAGCGATGCCGTCGGCAAAAGCGGCTTGGGCAGCGGGTCAACAAGGCAAATTCTGGGAGTTTCATGATGCCTTGTTTGAAAACCAACAGAAGTTAGGAGAACCGCTTTATGTGGCAACAGCTCAAGCTTTAAACCTCGATCTCAAGCGCTTTGATCAAGACCGAAATGGTCAGGCAGCTAGTGCGGCCATTCAGAAAGATGTGGAAATGGCAGAAAAGCTAGGCGTCACAGGAACTCCTTTCGTGATCATGAATGATCAGGTTATTTCCAGTGGTGTTGAACTCGATAATCTTGAAGCTGCATTGAAACAGGTGAGTAAGCCGTAG
- a CDS encoding nitrate reductase associated protein, with amino-acid sequence MSHFFQFEADFVESLRCIPMQVRMKLDTCGVKLKLTHWNQFTLQEREALVEMPCTTADEIETYRQYLQNRVIEQTGSPASELPIEPHPAWMDGATVPASIQEKAQELAVSITVQKWAKLSPAQRFALIKLSRPSHENHNFLPALKEFQLIE; translated from the coding sequence ATGTCTCATTTCTTTCAATTTGAAGCCGACTTTGTAGAATCCTTACGCTGCATTCCCATGCAAGTGCGAATGAAATTAGACACTTGCGGAGTCAAACTTAAATTAACACATTGGAACCAATTTACTTTGCAAGAGCGTGAGGCATTGGTAGAGATGCCCTGCACCACAGCCGATGAAATCGAAACCTATCGGCAATATTTGCAAAACCGAGTGATCGAGCAGACGGGTTCACCGGCTTCCGAACTTCCCATAGAGCCTCATCCCGCCTGGATGGATGGCGCAACGGTTCCTGCCAGTATCCAGGAGAAAGCGCAAGAATTGGCTGTATCTATAACAGTTCAGAAGTGGGCAAAACTCAGCCCTGCCCAACGTTTTGCCCTCATTAAACTCAGCCGTCCCAGTCATGAAAACCACAACTTTTTACCAGCGCTGAAGGAGTTTCAACTCATTGAATGA
- a CDS encoding nitrate reductase, producing the protein MTNATKTQCPYCGVGCGLEVSPPAQAGKPTHCDSEGRPIWKVRGDREHPSSQGMVCVKGATVSESLDKDRLKYPMMRDSLDQPFRRVSWDEAFDAIANRIRTVQVTQGTDAICMYGSGQFQTEDYYIAQKLLKGCLGTNNFDANSRLCMASAVVGYIQSFGSDGPPCCYEDLELTDCAFLIGTNTAECHPIVFNRLRKYHKQNKKVKMIVVDPRRTPTAEAADLHLAIRPGTDIDLLNGIAHLLMRWGRFDALFIDECTTGFSDYAEVIRHYPPELVAKKCGIRLDELETAARYWGESQRVLSLWSMGVNQSSEGTAKVRTIINLHLMTGNIGKPGAGPFSLTGQPNAMGGREAGGLCHILPGYRIVKNPDHRQEVEQFWGVPAGRIPPNRGRHAWEMITGLETGEVGLLWVAATNPAVSMPDIERTKAALLRSPFTVSQDAYYPTETATYAHVLLPAAQWSEKTGTMTNSERVVTLCPKFRNPPGEAKADWEIFAEVGRRLGFAEQFAFKDSVEVRAEFIQLTRGRVCEQTGISYERLQAEGPIQWPCPEKLQGSKLPLEGSQGLKVETTASKPAAHKGSAQQPSNQKRLYTDLRFPTPDGRARFGAYHSRGLAEPPDPNYPFVLTTGRVYGHWHTQTRTGRIPKIVQMHPDPFIEIHPRDAEKLGIQDETWIEVRSRRGMGRFKAQVTKAIAPGTVFVPMHWGALWADKSEANALTHPESCPDSLQPELKACAVQLSPVSAETPMSSESFQPSLGAWFSPSLSV; encoded by the coding sequence ATGACTAATGCAACGAAAACACAATGTCCTTACTGTGGTGTTGGCTGCGGTTTAGAAGTTTCACCCCCAGCGCAAGCGGGTAAACCAACCCATTGCGATAGTGAAGGGAGACCGATTTGGAAAGTACGGGGCGATCGCGAGCATCCCTCCAGCCAAGGTATGGTGTGCGTCAAAGGGGCGACCGTAAGCGAATCTCTGGACAAAGACCGACTGAAGTATCCCATGATGCGCGACTCCCTCGATCAGCCGTTCCGCCGCGTCAGTTGGGATGAAGCCTTCGATGCGATCGCCAATCGCATTCGCACCGTTCAAGTCACTCAAGGGACAGATGCCATCTGCATGTATGGTTCCGGTCAGTTTCAAACCGAGGACTACTACATTGCCCAAAAACTCTTGAAAGGGTGTCTCGGCACGAATAACTTCGATGCCAACTCCCGCTTGTGTATGGCCTCAGCCGTTGTCGGTTACATCCAAAGCTTCGGCTCCGATGGGCCTCCTTGTTGCTACGAAGACCTAGAGCTTACAGACTGCGCCTTTTTGATTGGCACCAATACGGCTGAGTGCCACCCCATTGTCTTCAATCGCCTGCGAAAATACCACAAACAAAACAAGAAAGTCAAAATGATTGTGGTTGACCCGCGACGGACGCCAACGGCTGAAGCCGCTGACTTACATTTGGCAATTCGACCGGGTACCGATATCGACTTACTCAACGGTATCGCCCATCTGTTGATGCGCTGGGGTCGCTTTGATGCTTTGTTTATTGATGAATGCACGACCGGCTTTTCCGACTATGCGGAGGTGATTCGTCACTATCCGCCAGAGTTAGTTGCCAAAAAGTGTGGAATTCGGCTGGATGAATTAGAAACTGCTGCCCGTTACTGGGGTGAGTCCCAGCGAGTCCTATCGTTATGGTCGATGGGAGTTAATCAATCCTCCGAAGGGACGGCAAAGGTGCGGACAATTATCAACTTGCACCTGATGACCGGAAACATTGGTAAACCGGGGGCAGGGCCATTTTCCCTCACGGGGCAGCCGAATGCCATGGGAGGACGGGAAGCGGGTGGACTTTGCCACATTCTGCCGGGATATCGCATTGTTAAGAATCCCGATCACAGACAGGAAGTAGAACAGTTTTGGGGTGTACCGGCGGGGAGAATTCCACCGAATCGCGGTCGCCACGCCTGGGAAATGATTACCGGATTGGAAACCGGGGAAGTTGGTTTGTTGTGGGTAGCGGCAACGAATCCCGCCGTGAGTATGCCAGATATTGAGCGGACTAAGGCGGCCTTGTTGCGATCGCCGTTTACCGTTAGTCAGGATGCTTACTACCCTACAGAAACGGCTACCTACGCTCACGTCCTGCTACCAGCAGCTCAGTGGAGTGAGAAAACGGGCACAATGACCAATTCAGAACGGGTCGTGACACTCTGCCCCAAGTTTCGCAACCCGCCTGGAGAAGCCAAAGCGGACTGGGAAATCTTTGCTGAAGTGGGGCGTCGGTTAGGCTTTGCTGAGCAGTTTGCGTTCAAAGACTCTGTTGAGGTTCGTGCAGAGTTTATTCAACTCACTCGCGGGCGCGTGTGTGAGCAGACGGGTATCAGCTATGAACGCTTGCAAGCGGAAGGGCCAATTCAGTGGCCTTGTCCAGAAAAGTTACAAGGTAGTAAGTTGCCGTTAGAAGGTTCCCAAGGGTTGAAGGTTGAAACAACCGCTTCTAAACCAGCCGCCCACAAGGGCAGCGCCCAACAACCTTCTAACCAAAAACGCCTCTACACCGATCTGCGCTTCCCTACTCCTGATGGACGTGCCCGGTTTGGCGCTTATCACTCACGAGGATTAGCAGAACCGCCCGATCCAAATTACCCGTTTGTCTTGACAACTGGGCGTGTTTATGGTCACTGGCACACCCAAACCCGCACGGGACGAATTCCCAAAATTGTGCAAATGCACCCCGATCCGTTTATTGAGATTCATCCCCGTGATGCCGAGAAATTGGGGATTCAGGATGAAACCTGGATTGAAGTGCGCTCGCGTCGTGGTATGGGTCGGTTCAAAGCGCAAGTGACAAAAGCGATCGCTCCGGGTACGGTTTTCGTCCCTATGCACTGGGGTGCTCTGTGGGCAGATAAGTCAGAAGCTAATGCTCTGACTCACCCAGAATCTTGTCCAGATTCCCTACAACCGGAATTGAAAGCCTGTGCGGTGCAACTGTCGCCTGTATCGGCTGAAACCCCTATGAGTAGTGAGTCATTTCAGCCCAGTTTAGGGGCTTGGTTTTCACCGTCCCTGTCTGTGTAA
- a CDS encoding ferredoxin--nitrite reductase has translation MTTTIDKKEKLNKIEQAKAQKHPILLKQELEHFARLGWEAMDEFERDLGLKWLGFFHRTVTPGKFMIRMRIPNGILSSGQMRVLADIVQRCGQASGFQNQGNADITTRQNLQLRGIRIEDVPYIFDRLLKAGLTCVQSGMDNVRNITGSPVAGIDADELIDTRGLVRNLQDLITSHGEGNPALSNLPRKFNIAVAGGRDNSVHAELNDLGYLPAYKNGKLGFNLIVGGYFAPNQYVTAIPLNAWVPPEDVVPLAEAMLIVYRDNGPRANRQKCRLMYLINEWGLETFRAELEKQLGHPLEAAAEKDEIDWEKRDHIGVYPQKQPGLNYVGLHVPIGRIYADEMFELARMAEVYGSGEIRLTVEQNLIIPNIPDSRLDHLLNEPLVRERFTINPEKLNRALVSCTGSEFCGFAIIETKNRALALIKELEAELDMPKPVRIHWTGCPNSCGQPQVADIGLIGTKTRKDGQTVEAVNIWMGGKVGKDAHLGQEVMKSVACDDLKGVLRELLIEHFAARPREEAMVAMASVS, from the coding sequence ATGACGACAACAATAGATAAAAAAGAAAAACTGAACAAAATTGAACAAGCCAAAGCTCAAAAACATCCTATATTGCTCAAACAAGAGCTGGAACACTTTGCCCGCCTTGGCTGGGAGGCAATGGATGAGTTCGAGCGTGACTTGGGGCTTAAGTGGTTAGGTTTTTTCCATCGCACGGTCACCCCCGGTAAGTTCATGATCAGGATGCGGATACCCAACGGCATTTTGAGTAGCGGTCAAATGCGCGTGCTGGCGGATATCGTGCAGCGCTGTGGACAAGCTTCAGGATTTCAGAACCAGGGCAACGCTGATATTACCACCCGACAAAACCTCCAACTGCGGGGCATCCGGATTGAAGACGTACCTTACATCTTTGATCGCCTGCTCAAAGCTGGCTTGACCTGCGTCCAGTCGGGTATGGACAATGTCCGAAATATTACGGGTTCACCCGTGGCGGGCATTGATGCGGATGAATTGATTGATACGCGGGGTTTAGTCCGCAATCTGCAAGATTTAATCACCAGTCATGGTGAAGGCAATCCCGCGCTGAGCAACCTGCCCCGGAAGTTTAACATTGCCGTTGCTGGGGGCCGTGACAACTCCGTCCATGCCGAACTCAACGATCTGGGCTATCTGCCTGCCTACAAAAATGGCAAATTAGGGTTTAACCTGATCGTCGGCGGATACTTCGCGCCCAATCAATATGTCACAGCAATTCCCCTCAATGCTTGGGTTCCTCCCGAAGATGTTGTCCCTCTTGCCGAGGCCATGTTGATTGTCTACAGGGACAACGGCCCAAGAGCGAATCGGCAAAAGTGCCGATTGATGTATTTGATCAACGAATGGGGACTAGAAACGTTTCGGGCGGAACTTGAAAAACAACTGGGACATCCCTTGGAAGCAGCGGCAGAAAAAGATGAAATCGATTGGGAAAAGCGCGACCACATCGGTGTCTATCCCCAAAAGCAACCTGGATTGAATTATGTGGGTCTTCACGTCCCCATCGGTCGCATCTATGCTGATGAAATGTTTGAACTCGCCCGGATGGCAGAAGTTTACGGGAGTGGCGAAATTCGTCTCACCGTTGAGCAAAACCTGATTATTCCGAACATTCCCGATTCACGCTTGGATCACCTCTTAAACGAGCCGCTCGTAAGAGAGCGTTTCACGATCAATCCCGAAAAATTGAACCGGGCGCTGGTTTCTTGCACAGGCAGTGAATTCTGCGGTTTCGCCATCATCGAAACCAAAAATCGCGCCCTCGCCCTGATTAAGGAACTAGAAGCCGAACTGGACATGCCTAAACCAGTGCGGATTCACTGGACTGGCTGTCCAAATTCCTGCGGTCAGCCGCAAGTCGCGGATATTGGCTTGATTGGCACGAAGACGCGCAAAGACGGTCAAACAGTAGAAGCTGTAAACATCTGGATGGGTGGCAAGGTAGGGAAGGATGCCCATTTAGGCCAAGAGGTGATGAAAAGTGTTGCCTGTGACGACCTCAAAGGCGTGTTGCGAGAGCTACTGATCGAACACTTCGCAGCTCGTCCCCGTGAGGAAGCAATGGTAGCAATGGCTTCTGTCTCTTGA